The Streptomyces taklimakanensis nucleotide sequence GGTGGAGGCGGGCCACGACGTCACCGGCGTCCACCTCGCCCTCTCGGCGAACCCGCAGTCCTTCCGCACCGGTGCCCGCGGCTGCTGCACCGTCGAGGACTCCCGCGACGCCCGCCGCGCCGCCGACGTCATCGGCATCCCCTTCTACGTGTGGGACCTGGCCGAACGCTTCCGCCAGGACGTGGTGGAGGACTTCATCGCCGAGTACGAGGCGGGCCGCACCCCCAACCCCTGCCTGCGCTGCAACGAGAAGATCAAGTTCGCGGCGCTGCTGGACAAGGCCCTGGCGCTGGGCTTCGACGCGGTGTGCACCGGCCACTACGCCACCGTCGTCGTCCGCCCCGACGGCGGCCGCGAGCTGCACCGCGCCGCCGACGCGGCCAAGGACCAGAGCTACGTGCTGGGCGTGCTGGACGAGAAGCAGCTCGCCCACGCCATGTTCCCGCTCGGCGACACCCCCACCACCAAGGACGAGATCCGCGCCGAGGCCGAGCGCCGCGGCCTGGCGGTGGCCAAGAAGCCCGACAGCCACGACATCTGCTTCATCGCCGACGGCGACACCCAGGGGTTCCTCGCGAAGCACCTGGGCACCGCCGAGGGCGACATCGTCGACGAGGACGGCAACCGGCTCGGCACCCACACCGGCGCGTACGGCTTCACCGTCGGTCAGCGCAAGGGCCTGCGGATCGGTCACCCGGCCCCCGACGGCAAGCCGCGCTACGTGCTGGACATCTCCCCGGTGGACAACACCGTCACCGTCGGCCCGGCCGCCGCGCTGGACGTCGTCGCCCTGACGGCGATCCGCCCCCGCTGGTGCGGCACCCCGCCCACCGGGCCGGGCACCTACACCGCCCAGCTGCGCGCCCACGGCGGCGAGACGCCGGTGACGGCGGAGCCGGTGGGGGAGGAGCTGAGGGTCACCTTCACCGAGCCGGTGCGCGGCGTCGCCCCCGGACAGGCGGTCGTCCTCTACGACGGCACCCGGGTGGTCGGCTCGGCCACCATCGCCACCACCGAGCGCCGCGGGGCGGCCGCCGCCCGGAGCTGACGCCCCTCGCCGCCGCACCGCCGCGCCCCTCGCCCGCGGCCGGTGCGGCGCGGCGCCGGGCGCGCCGCTACGAACCGCCGTCGAGCGGCAGGACCGCGCCGGTCAGGTAGCCCGCGCGCGGACTGGCCAGGAACGCGACCAGATCGGCGCACTCGCGGGGACGGCCGAGGCGACCGACGTCGTTGGGGCCGAAGGCGGCGACGGCCTTCGGCTCGATCTCCTCCACGGTCTCCCCCCAGCCGTGCCGCCGGCCCGCCGCCAGCATCATCTCCTCCACGGGAGGGGTGACGAAGCCTCCCGCCGCGATCGCGTTCGACGTCACCCCCGTGTGCCTCAGCTCGCGCGCGAGGGACCGGGCGAGGGCGCTTCGGGCGGCACTGGCCGCGACGTAGTGGGGGTAGCCCGCCACGGGCGACCGGCCGACGAGGCTGCTGATCTGGATCACCCGCCCCCAGCCGCGCTCCCGCATGCCGGGGACGAAGCGCCGGATCATGCGCACGCCGGAGATGACGTTGACGTTGTAGATCTCGGCCCACGCGTCGGGGGACGCCGTGTCCCAGCCCAGCGTGATGTCGTAGAAGCCGGCGTTGTTGACGAGGACGTCGACGGGCGCACCGCTGTCGTCGACGGCGTCCCGGACCGCGTCGGCGCCCGCGTCCGTGGCCAGGTCACCGATCGCGCCGGTGGCGTCACCGCCGGCGGCGCGCAGGGAGTCGACCACCGCGGCGGTCCTGGCCTCGTCCCGTCCGTGGACGACGACGGAGGCGCCCTCGGCCGCCAACACCCTGACGATCTCCTCCCCGAGTCCGCTGCTCGCGCCGGTCACCAGCGCCCGCCTGCCGCCGAGCCGTAGATCCATGTGCGTCCCCTTTCGGAGCCCGGGCGGGCCGCCGCATCCGATGGTGGAGCGGCGGCACCGGGCCGCCAAGTACGGAATCGGACACACGACGGTCCGAGGGGCCGGCCGGTGTCGCACGGGACGCGTACGCGCCGCGCCCGACGGACACCCGTTCGGACCGGCCGGGGGGTGCGGTGCGGGACCGGTGCCCATACTGGCGCCACCGGCTCGACACCCGAGCGACACGGAGGCGCCCATGGGAACGCAGACCCCCGCCACCAAGGCCCCTTCCCGCCTCACCCGGAACCGCGCCCGCCTCGCCCACAAGGCGCGCTACGCGCTCGCCCACCCCGGGCGGGTCCCCGCCCACCTGCGCCGCGCCGCCCGCGACGCCTGGCTGCGGGCGAAGTACCGCGACGACCACATCGGCTACTACCGGGCCGTGATGGCCTCCGACACCGCCCGCAGTCCCGAGGCGGCGGTCGGCGGCCGGCCCTCGTACGAGCGGTGGCTGGCGATCGGCCGGATGCAGTTCGACTACCTGCTCGGACACGGGCTGCGGCCCGAGGACCGGATGCTGGAGATCGGCTGCGGCAACCTGCGGGCGGGCCGGCTGTTCATCGACCACC carries:
- the mnmA gene encoding tRNA 2-thiouridine(34) synthase MnmA — protein: MTDTPSAPNPAPRLRVLAAMSGGVDSAVAAARAVEAGHDVTGVHLALSANPQSFRTGARGCCTVEDSRDARRAADVIGIPFYVWDLAERFRQDVVEDFIAEYEAGRTPNPCLRCNEKIKFAALLDKALALGFDAVCTGHYATVVVRPDGGRELHRAADAAKDQSYVLGVLDEKQLAHAMFPLGDTPTTKDEIRAEAERRGLAVAKKPDSHDICFIADGDTQGFLAKHLGTAEGDIVDEDGNRLGTHTGAYGFTVGQRKGLRIGHPAPDGKPRYVLDISPVDNTVTVGPAAALDVVALTAIRPRWCGTPPTGPGTYTAQLRAHGGETPVTAEPVGEELRVTFTEPVRGVAPGQAVVLYDGTRVVGSATIATTERRGAAAARS
- a CDS encoding SDR family NAD(P)-dependent oxidoreductase, with amino-acid sequence MDLRLGGRRALVTGASSGLGEEIVRVLAAEGASVVVHGRDEARTAAVVDSLRAAGGDATGAIGDLATDAGADAVRDAVDDSGAPVDVLVNNAGFYDITLGWDTASPDAWAEIYNVNVISGVRMIRRFVPGMRERGWGRVIQISSLVGRSPVAGYPHYVAASAARSALARSLARELRHTGVTSNAIAAGGFVTPPVEEMMLAAGRRHGWGETVEEIEPKAVAAFGPNDVGRLGRPRECADLVAFLASPRAGYLTGAVLPLDGGS